From Capsicum annuum cultivar UCD-10X-F1 unplaced genomic scaffold, UCD10Xv1.1 ctg81743, whole genome shotgun sequence:
CGGCATAAAGTCGTTTGGTGCCTTTGCTGATAGGATTGAAATTGTGAATATTTtgatcatcttatttgagttgtTTGTGTGTGTCTATGTTTTGTGATGTTGCTAGCTCCTTATTAGACTGCTTTATTTCCATTTAGATGCAGAGTTACCCTATATATATAGCGGGTTCAGTTGAATCAGTAACTTTTGTACAAGCCCTTCATTTGTCATTAAGAAATTCATCGAATGTGTGCAAATTATTTGTTTAGCGCACGTAGTAACTTTAAAAGGCTAGAATCTTGGTTCCGCCACTGCTTGCATTTGTTATTATGTCTCTTATTGCAATCGTTGAAGAAGTGAAGTATCTTGTTAATTAACGAACATATTCTTATGAAGTAAACGTAGTATCTTGTTTGACGATTGACAGTATCTGCAACCAGACGGATGGGTGAACAAGTTGTCCCTCCTTGTGCTTCTCCCCGTAGACTGTTCCTCCGCACTTGGGAGGTTTCCTCACAAAGCTTGAAGGCTGTCGTTTCATTTGTCAACAACTTTAGGTGTGAAGTGCCATGGTTTGATGCACCACCCAATTATGTTGGTAAGTCTTTGACCTCTAAGAGTTTATTTAAACAATAGTATATATCACCTACATGAAATTAAGCTGAAACTTTAGGAATGCATATGTAGCCAGTGTGTAATTATAGTCTCTGAGCGGAGGTAATACAAGAGCGTCAAGTTAAGAAATCTACGTCAGAAGTTACAAATAAATCTTTTCTCAAGTCACTTTTGAATAGTTACATTAAAGTTTGCTTGGTTAATTCTAGACACTACATTATCCCTTTTTTTCAGTTATGACAGGCCAAAATATTCACCGAAACTCGTTGTTTAAACATTCTTGGAAAAAATGATTAGCTTTTTATGGTTTTTTTCTAGCTTAGGTGCCAGATATTGTTTGGAGATGAAAAGTTGCTTCTGTTTTAGTGTATTAACTGGTGAACTTTTGTGAAAAGTGTGCTCTCTCCAATTATGCGTGTTTTGTAATTTCCTTTGATATACCGAATTCCTTTTCTTCTTGTGTTTATTTCAGGGCCTCTTATTGAACTGTTGTGGGTGCAAATTATTAGCAATCCCTCAATATGCATTGCCTTTGCATATAGAAACTTAATGAATGGTCTGCGTGGTTACAAGATCTCGCAAGTTCTCGGCCCGATTCTCTTATCTGGTGCGATTTTAAACCATTTTGTTGTGATGTCTTTTGTTACGTATTGGTACTACGACAGGCCGTTCCGTTTAATTGGTGCTGAGGCAATATTTTTGATCGAGGTCATTCCTATGATAGTGGCATCTGCGTTGCATCACCTTTTGGAGTTCAATTATGGTTATCTGTATCTACTGCTTGGCTTCACCATGTATGTCTATGGCTGCGCGCACTTCATGCACATAGCATATGATATTGGAGTAAAAGACGTATTGCTAGGATTAGTATTGCAGATTCCTTTTTATATTGTGAACGGAAAGTTGTTAATTAGAGCGTTGGCTTTGAGCTTCTGTGTTGTGTTATGTTTCTGTAAATACATGATGTATTCTGCTCCTGAATTACCTGAGCATGGTAAAAGTACAAAGGAGTTGGAGCAGCTGCCTTGCTGATGTGAAGGTGTTTAGAGAGGGCAAATTTCATGTAATTTTACAGTATCATAAATAAATTAGGAGTCTTTGATTCACATTTGTTCTAGCTTATTTTATGCCCTTACCATTGCGTAACCGTATCAACGGAGAGCCATGGGATGAACTGATTCAGTTTTTGTCATTTAATCTAGGTGCGAGTATATTTTGGACTTTTCGATGCCTTTGTTTGTCTtatgttttattatatattttttactggTGAAACAGAATAGCCAACCAATTGTCTTTGATGG
This genomic window contains:
- the LOC124895388 gene encoding uncharacterized protein LOC124895388 — its product is MGEQVVPPCASPRRLFLRTWEVSSQSLKAVVSFVNNFRCEVPWFDAPPNYVGPLIELLWVQIISNPSICIAFAYRNLMNGLRGYKISQVLGPILLSGAILNHFVVMSFVTYWYYDRPFRLIGAEAIFLIEVIPMIVASALHHLLEFNYGYLYLLLGFTMYVYGCAHFMHIAYDIGVKDVLLGLVLQIPFYIVNGKLLIRALALSFCVVLCFCKYMMYSAPELPEHGKSTKELEQLPC